In Thermothelomyces thermophilus ATCC 42464 chromosome 2, complete sequence, a single window of DNA contains:
- a CDS encoding actin-like protein (1| actin [Verticillium albo-atrum VaMs. 102] Contains conserved domain Actin[pfam00022], Actin), with product MANPPPIVLDGGTGFLKVGYAGQNFPEFQYPSIVGRPILRTEEKGSSDMVIKDIMCGDEAAEARTMLQISYPMENGIVKKWDDMQHLWDYTFYEKLKIDPRGRKILLTEPPLNPLKNREQMCEVMFERYGFGGVYVAIQAVLALYAQGLSSGVVVDSGDGVTHIVPVYESVVLNHLTRRLDVAGRDVTRNLIALLLRRGYALNRTADFETVRQIKEKLCYVSYDLELDKRLSEDTTVLVESYTLPDGRVIRVGSERFEAPECLFQPHLVDCDQPGIAEFLFNTIQSADVDVRSALFKAIVLSGGSSMYPGLPSRLEKELKQLWLTRVLGGNPERLSKFKVRIEDPPRRRHMVFLGGAVLANIMADNENMWISKQEWEEQGPRVLEKLGPR from the exons TGCTCGATGGCGGTACCGGTTTTCTCAAGGTTGGCTATGCCGGCCAGAACTTCCCCGAGTTCCAATACCCGTCCATCGTCGGCCGGCCAATCCTCCGTACCGAAGAGAAGGGCAGCAGCGACATGGTAATCAAGGACATCATGTGCGGAGATGAGGCCGCGGAGGCGCGCACCATGCTCCAGATTAGCTACCCGATGGAGAACGGCATCGTCAAGAAGTGGGACGACATGCAGCATCTCTGGGACTACACCTTTTACGAAAAGTTGAAGATTGACCCCCGCGGCCGCAAGATCCTCCTCACCGAACCGCCGTTGAACCCTCTGAAGAACCGCGAGCAGATGTGTGAGGTCATGTTTGAGCGGTATGGGTTTGGCGGAGTCTACGTTGCCATTCAGGCCGTTTTGGCGCTCTATGCCCAAG GTCTCAGCTCCGGTGTGGTTGTCGACTCGGGCGACGGTGTGACACACATCGTCCCTGTTTATGAATCCGTCGTCCTCAACCACCTCACACGCCGCCTCGACGTGGCTGGCCGCGACGTCACCCGCAATCTCATCGCCCTCCTGCTCCGCAGAGGATATGCGCTGAACCGGACCGCCGATTTCGAGACGGTGCGCCAGATCAAGGAGAAGCTCTGCTACGTTTCGTACGACCTGGAGTTGGACAAGCGGTTAAGCGAGGACACGACGGTTCTGGTGGAGAGCTACACGCTGCCCGACGGGCGGGTGATCCGCGTGGGCTCGGAACGGTTCGAGGCGCCCGAGTGCCTGTTCCAACCGCACCTGGTCGACTGCGACCAGCCCGGCATCGCCGAGTTCCTCTTCAACACCATCCAATCCGCCGATGTCGACGTCCGCTCGGCCCTCTTCAAGGCCATTGTCTTGtcgggcggcagcagcatgTACCCGGGCCTGCCGTCCCGTCTGGAGAAGGAGCTCAAGCAGCTGTGGCTCACGCGAGTGCTGGGAGGAAACCCGGAACGGTTGAGCAAGTTCAAGGTCAGGATAGAAGACCCGCCGCGGAGAAGGCACATGGTCTTCCTCGGCGGTGCCGTCCTGGCCAACATCATGGCCGACAACGAGAACATGTGGATCTCGAAGCAGGAATGGGAGGAACAGGGCCCTCGGGTTCTAGAGAAGCTGGGCCCGAGATAG